ATTTCACCTTTGATTTTGGAGAACCAGGCATTACGTTAATGAAGTCAACTACAAATTCCGAGATGGAATGATTAATTATGGCAAGATTTGCATAAGTTCCATCAGCCGTCTTTTCATCAATTTCAATATTTAACTGATTCTGTTTCGTTTCCTGTGACATAATGCAGTATTTAAAAAAAAAGGCACGATACTTCGTGCCTTTTACTATTAATTTTCTTCTATTTCCTCTTTGGCACCAACGATGATATGATCGTATTCTCTCATTCCTGTTCCGGCAGGAATTCGCTTACCAACAATCACATTTTCTTTTAGTCCTTCAAGGTAATCTTCCTTACCACTTACTGCAGCTTCGTTAAGTACTTTCGTAGTTTCCTGGAAAGAAGCAGCTGAGATAAATGATTTGGTCTGAAGTGACGCTCTTGTGATCCCTTGCAGAATTGGTTCTGCCGTTGCAGGAACTGCATCACGTGCAATCAGCAAGTTTTTGTCATTTCTTCTCAAGATAGAATTTTCATCCCTTAAAGCCCTTGCAGAAACGATCTGACCCGCTTTCATATTCGTGGAATCTCCTGCGTCCTCTATGACCTTAAGTCCGTAAATATTATCATTCACCTCCATAAAGTCATTTTTGTGAACCAATTGATTTTCAAGGAATATCGTATCACCTGAATCGATCACTTTTACTTTACGCATCATTTGTCTTACAACAACTTCAAAGTGCTTATCATTGATTTTTACCCCTTGAAGACGGTATACCTCCTGAATCTCATTCACCAAATACTCCTGAACCTTTGAAGGCCCCATGATATTTAAGATATCCGTTGGAGTTGTGGCGCCATCAGACAATGGCATACCTGCTTTTACAAAATCATTCTCCTGAACCAGGATCTGGTTCGACAATTTCACAAGGTATTTTTTAATGTCTCCAAGCTTGGATTCAACGATGATCTCTCTGTTACCTCTCTTGATCTTACCAAATGAGATCACACCGTCTATTTCAGAAACAACCGCAGGGTTCGATGGATTCCTCGCTTCGAACAATTCCGTAACTCGAGGAAGACCTCCGGTAATATCTCCGGCTTTTCCTGATTTACGAGGTATTTTTACCAAAATTTGTCCAGCCTCTATTTTTTGACCTTCTTCGATCAATAAGTGTGCCCCAACAGGAAGCGAATATGATCTTAATGTTTCTCCTTTTGTGGTCTGAACGTGTAAGGTTGGAATAACTCTTTTCTTTTTAGAATCTGAAATTACTTTTTCCTTAAAGCCAGTCTGTTCATCCATTTCCACCTGATAGGTAACACCTTCAATCAGATCTTCAAAAACAGCTTTACCACCAAATTCTGAAACAATCACACCATTATATGGATCCCACTGGCAAATGACATCACCTTTTTTCACTTGTTTCTTTCCGTCGACAAAAATATGAGAACCGTAAGGAATATTATTTGTACTAAGAACTATTCCTGAGTTCTTATCCAAAATTTTGAATTCAGATGTTCTCGAAATAACAATCTTAACTGCATTTCCTTCACTGTCTACTCCATCTACAGTCTTCAAATCATCGATCACCAATTCACCCGAATGATTTGCTACCAATCGGCTGTCTTCAGAAATGTTTCCTGCAATACCACCTACGTGGAAGGTTCTCAAAGTCAGCTGCGTTCCTGGTTCTCCAATTGACTGAGCTGCGACAACTCCAACAGCTTCACCTCTTTGAACCATTTTGTTGCTTGAAAGACTCACTCCGTAACACTTGGTACAAATTCCTTTTTTCGCCTCACAGGTCAGTGCAGAACGAACTTCGATCGTATCCAGTTCAGCCTCTTCTACCTTTTTTACCGAATCTTCATCAAATAAACCACCGGCCTCAATGATCAATTCATCGGTTCTAGGATCGTATACATCATGTAAGGAAACCCTTCCAAAAATTCTTTCAGAAAGTGTTTCAACAATCTCATCGTTGTTCTTCAAAGGTTTTACTTCCAATCCTCTCAGCGTACCACAATCTTCTTCATTGATAATCACATCCTGAGCAACATCTACAAGTCTTCTTGTTAAGTAACCCGCATCCGCAGTTTTCAATGCCGTATCCGCCAGACCTTTTCTCGCACCGTGTGTTGAGATAAAGTATTCAAGAATCGAAAGTCCTTCTTTAAAGTTGGAAAGAATTGGGTTTTCAATAATTTCACCACCACCGGCAGTAGATTTTTTAGGCTTAGCCATCAATCCACGCATACCAGTCAACTGTCTGATCTGCTCTTTTGAACCCCTTGCTCCGGAGTCAAGCATCATATATACAGAGTTAAACCCTTGCTGATCTTCTCTTAATCTCTTCATTGAAAGCTCCGTCAACCTGTTATTGGTAGATCCCCAGATGTCAATTACCTGGTTGTATCGCTCCTTGTTGGTCAACATACCCATATTATAACTCGACATGATCGAATCAACCTGCTTATTTGCATCGTCGATCATTGTGTGTTTCTCTTCAGGAATAATGATATCCCCTAAACTAAAGGACAATCCACCCTGGAAGGCAAATTTGTATCCCATGTTCTTGATATTGTCAAGGAATCTTCCTGTTGTAGGTACATCCGTTACCTTAAGAATATCACCAATAATATCTCTTAAAGATCTTTTGGTCAATACCTCATTGATATATCCGGCTGCTTCCGGCACAACCTCGTTGAATAATACCCTTCCAACTGTTGTTTTAATGATCTTATTAACCAATTCACCATTCTCATCAAAATCCTTTTCTCTAACCTTGATGCTCGCGTTAAGATCCACTTTCTTCTCATTGAAAGCTATTTTAACTTCCTCTAAAGAATAGAAAGTAGTTCCTTCACCTTTTACTTTATGGTCAGGTGTAGAAATTCTTTCTTTGGTCATATAGTAAAGACCCAATACCATATCCTGAGAAGGTACCGTAATCGGTGATCCATTGGCAGGATTCAAAATATTGTGAGAAGCCAGCATGAGCAACTGGGCCTCTAAGATTGCTTCCTGTCCAAGCGGAAGGTGCACCGCCATCTGGTCACCATCGAAATCCGCGTTAAAGGCAGTACATACCAATGGATGCAACTGAATCGCTTTACCCTCTATCAGTTTTGGTTGAAAGGCCTGAATACCCAGTCTGTGCAAGGTAGGGGCCCTGTTCAACAATACAGGATGTCCTTTCAGTACATTTTCCAGGATATCCCAAACCACAGGTTCTCTCTTATCTATAATTTTCTTTGCAGATTTCACGGTCTTAACAATACCTCTTTCGATCAGTTTTCTGATGACAAAAGGCTTGTACAATTCCGCCGCCATATCTTTTGGCAATCCACATTCATACAGTCTCAATTCCGGTCCAACGACAATTACAGAACGTGCAGAATAATCAACACGCTTACCCAAAAGGTTTTGTCTGAATCGTCCTTGCTTACCTTTAAGCGAGTCTGAAAGTGACTTTAAAGGTCTGTTCGATTCTGTTTTAACAGCAGAAGATTTTCTTGTGTTGTCAAATAATGAATCTACAGATTCCTGCAACATACGCTTCTCATTTCTCAAGATCACCTCAGGTGCCTTGATCTCCATCAATCTTTTCAAACGATTGTTACGTATAATTACCCTTCTGTAAAGGTCATTCAAATCCGAAGTGGCAAAACGCCCTCCATCCAAAGGAACCAATGGTCTAAGCTCTGGTGGAATTACAGGAACAACCTTCATGATCATCCATTCCGGCTTGTTTTCTTTTCTTGAATTTGCGTCTCTAAAAGCTTCTACAACATTCAATCGTTTCAAAGCTTCCATTTTACGTTGCTTCGAAGTTTCTGTATTCGCTTTATGCCTCAATTCGTATGATAAACTGTCAAGGTCAATTCTCGCAAGCAGTTCGATCAAACACTCAGCCCCCATTTTGGCGATGAATTTGTCAGGATCGTTGTCGTCAAGATATTGATTTTCCTGAGGTAAGGTTTCAAGAATATTCAAATACTCTTCCTCAGTAAGGAAATCCATTTTTTGCAATGGCTCTCCCTCTTCATTTTTTGCAATACCCGGCTGGATCACTACATACCGTTCGTAGTAGATGATCATGTCAAGCTTTTTAGATGGAAGACCTAAAAGGTACCCCATTTTATTTGGCAATGATCTAAAGTACCAGATATGCGCGACGGGAACAACAAGGTTGATATGTCCAACACGGTCTCTTCGAACTTTCTTTTCAGTTACTTCAACTCCACATCGATCACAGATGATCCCCTTGTATCGTATTCTTTTATATTTTCCGCAGGCACATTCATAATCTTTGATAGGTCCAAAGATTCTCTCACAAAACAATCCGTCTCTTTCTGGTTTGTGCGTACGATAATTAATGGTCTCAGGTTTCAAAACCTCTCCTTTTGATTTCTCAAGGATGGTTTCAGGCGAAGCCAGACCAATGGTAATTTTATTGAATTTTTTTACAGTGTATTTTTCTCTTTGTCTTGCCATGGTAATGGATAGAATTAAATGTAAAAATTATATTGTAGTTCCACCCGAACAGATATTCAGGTGGAACGTGGATTGTTGTTTATTCTTCTAGTTTAAGGTCAAGTCCCAGTCCTTTCAATTCATGCATCAATACATTGAAAGATTCCGGTAGGCCTGGTTCAGGCATTCTGTCTCCCTTAACAATCGCCTCATAGGTCTTGGCTCTACCAAGCACATCATCCGATTTAACTGTTAGGATTTCCCTTAAAGTAGATGAAGCTCCATAGGCCTCAAGAGCCCATACCTCCATTTCACCGAAACGCTGGCCACCAAACTGGGCTTTACCACCCAATGGCTGTTGTGTAATCAATGAATAAGGTCCAATTGAACGAGCGTGCATTTTGTCTTCAATCATGTGACCCAGTTTGATAATGTAAATTACCCCAACTGTAGCCGGCTGATCAAATCTTTCACCTGTACCACCATCATAAAGATATGTATGTCCAAAATCCGGGATACCCGCTTTTCTTGTCAATTCAGTAATCTCGTCAATATTGGCTCCGTCGAAAATTGGCGTTGCATATTTCTCTCCCAGGTTCTGACCGGCCCATCCTAATACGGTTTCGTAGATCTGACCAATATTCATCCTCGATGGTACACCCAGTGGATTCAATACGATATCTACAGGAGTTCCGTCTTCCAAGAAAGGCATATCTTCCTGTCTAACAATTCTTGCAACAATACCTTTGTTACCGTGACGTCCTGCCATTTTATCACCCACCTTTAACTTACGTTTCTTAGCAACATAAATCTTGGCAAGCTTGATGATCCCTTTTGGTAACTCATCTCCTACAGTAACCGCAAATTTCTTTCTTCTCAATGATCCCTGAAGGTCACTTAACTTGATCTTATAATTGTGAATCAATCTGTTCACAAGGTCATTTAAATCCTTATCCGTTGTCCAAACACCTTTAGTTAAATGCTCGAAATCAGTTACAGAATTCAACATTTTAAGTGTGAACTTCTTACCTTTTGGAAGAATTTCTTCACCAAGGTCATTCTGAACTCCCTGAGATGTCTTACCATTAATCAAACCAAACAATTTGTCAAGTAAAACATTTCTAAGTTTGTCATATTCTACAGAGAATTCAACTTCAAGGCTGTTTACTTCCTCTTTGTCTTTTACTCTCTTCGCTTTGTCCTTTATGGCTCTCTGGAATAATTTTTTATCGATTACTACTCCTCTAAGAGATGGTGAAGCTTTTAATGAAGCATCTTTCACATCACCTGCATTATCTCCGAAGATAGCTCTTAATAATTTTTCTTCAGGTGTAGGATCAGATTCACCTTTTGGAGTAATCTTCCCAATAAGGATATCGCCTGGTTTGATCTCAGCACCGATACGGATCATTCCATTCTCATCAAGATCTTTGGTTGCTTCTTCACTGACATTAGGAATATCTGCAGTCAATTCTTCAGCTCCTAACTTTGTATCCCTCACATCCAGTGCATATTCATCAATATGAATCGATGTAAAGATATCCTCACGAACTACTTTTTCTGAGATTACGATCGCATCCTCAAAGTTATATCCTTTCCATGGCATAAAGGCCACTTTCATATTTCTACCAAGAGCAAGCTCTCCTTTTTCAGTAGCATATCCCTCACAAAGAACCTGTCCTTTAACAACCTTGTCTCCTCTACTTACGATAGGATGAAGGTTGATTGACGTTCCCTGATTTGTTTTACGGAACTTGATCAGCTCATAGGTTTTAACATCCGAATCAAAACTTACAATTCGATCATTATCCGTACGTTCGTATCTTATTTCAATTTTGTCAGAATCAACATAAATCACTTCTCCTGACCCCTCAGCATTAATAAGGATTCTCGAGTCCTCGGCTACTCTTCTTTCAAGTCCTGTTCCTACAATTGGAGATTCAGGTCTCATAAGCGGTACCGCCTGACGCATCATGTTAGATCCCATCAAAGCCCTGTTCGCATCATCGTGTTCAAGGAATGGAATCAAAGAAGCTGAAATCGAAGAGATCTGGTTCGGCGAAACATCCATATAATTTACTTCATCAGAAGTTACAACCGGGAAGTCACCATCCAGTCTGGCAACTACTTTCTCCAGAACAATATTACCCTTGTCATCCAAATCAAGGTTCGACTGGGCAATTTTTCTTCCTTCCTCTTCCTCCGCACTCAGGTAGATCGGTTTTTCAGTAACATCAACTTTACCTTCATTAACATTTCGGTAAGGCGTTTCAATAAATCCAAGATTGTTCACCTTTGCATAAACTGCAAGTGAAGAGATCAAACCAATGTTTGGCCCTTCAGGGGTTTCAATCGGACATAATCTTCCGTAGTGAGTAAAGTGAACGTCACGAACCTCAAAACCTGCTCTTTCACGTGACAGACCTCCTGGTCCTAAAGCTGACAATCTTCTCTTGTGCGTGATCTCCGCCAATGGATTCGTCTGATCCATAAACTGAGACAACTGATTTGTTCCAAAAAAGGAATTAATAACTGATGACAAGGTTTTTGCATTGATCAGATCAATAGGTGTAAACACCTCGTTATCACGTACATTCATTCTTTCACGAATGGTTCTCGCCATTCTGGAAAGACCTACACCAAACTGTCCTGCCAACTGCTCTCCAACAGTTCTTACACGACGATTCGATAAGTGGTCAATATCATCTACCTCTGCCTTTGAATTAACCAGGTTGATCAAATTCTTAACAATGGTGATAATATCTTCCTTTGTCAATACTTTTTGCTCAATGTCAACATCAAGTCCCAACTTTTTATTCATTCTGTAACGACCAACTTCTCCAAGATTGTATCGTTGTTCAGAAAAGAACAGTTTATTGATGATTCCTTTTGCCGTTTCATAATCTGGCGGTTCAGCATTACGCAACTGACGATAAATATGTTCAACAGCCTCTTTTTCAGAGTTTGTCGGATCTTTTTGCAAGGTGTTATGAATAATGGCATAATCACCTGCTTCATTATCTAATTTATGTAACAAGATCGTTTTTGCACCCGACTCGATAATTTCTTCTACATGCTCTTTTTCAAGGATAGTATCCCTGTCAAGTACGATCTCATTTCTTTCAATTGAAACTACCTCTCCGGTATCTTCATCCACAAAATCCTCGAACCAGGTCTTTAAAACTCTGGCTGCAAGTTTTCTGCCAAGGACTTTTTTAAGTCCGCTTTTTGATACTTTAACCTCTTCTGCAAGGTCAAAGATTTCCAGTATGTCTTTATCTCTCTCAAAACCGATGGCTCTGAATAAAGTTGTTACCGGTAATTTTTTCTTTCGGTCAATATAGGCAAACATCACCTGGTTGATATCCGTAGCGAATTCAATCCAAGATCCTTTAAAAGGAATTACCCTTGCCGAATATAATTTAGTTCCATTTGCGTGGAATGATTGTCCGAAGAACACACCAGGTGAACGGTGCAACTGGGATACGACAACTCTTTCCGCTCCGTTAATAACGAAGGTTCCACTATGTGTCATATAAGGAATTACTCCCAGGTATACGTCCTGAACGATCGTTTCAAAATCTTCGTGCTCCGGATCAGTACAATATAGTTTTAAACGAGCTTTAAGAGGTACACTGTAAGTCAATCCTCTTTCGATACACTCTTGAATGGAATATCTTGGCGGATCAACAAAGTAATCCAGGAATTCTAAAACAAAATTATTTCTGGTATCGGTGATTGGGAAGTTTTCCATGAAAGTTTTGTACAAACCTTCGTCACTTCTCTCATCAGATTTGGTCTCTAATTGAAAAAAATCCTGGAAAGATTTAATTTGAATATCTAGGAAATCAGGATATTCGGTAATCAATTTAGCTGATGCAAAGTTTACTCTTTGGGTTTTTTGTTTCGTTGCCAATGGAGAAAAATTTAAATTAAATTATAAGAACGAATATATATGCAAAATGGTTTAGGTCTAAGCGGTTTTACCCCAAAGACCTAAACCTCAAATGTTTAGCGGTTGAGCTGCTTACTTAAGCTCAACTTCAGCTCCAGCTTCCTCTAAAGACTTTTTAAGACCTTCCGCCTCGTCTTTAGAAATACCTTCTTTGATAGGTGCTGGGGCACTATCAACGATTCCTTTAGCTTCTTTTAAGCCTAAACCAGTTAATTCCTTAACCAATTTAACTACAGCCAATTTAGATCCACCTGCAGCTTTAAGGATAACATCAAATTCTGATTTCTCCTCAGCAGCAGCTTCACCACCACCTGCAGGACCTGCTACTGCTACTGCAGCGGCTGCCGGCTCAATACCATATTCTTCTTTTAAAATATTTGCCAATTCATTAACTTCCTTTACTGTTAAGTTAACCAACTGTTCTGCGAAATCTTTTAACTCTGCCATTTTTCTACTGTTTAAATTTTATTATTTAGTTTATTAGTGTGTTATTCTTTTTCTGATAAAGTTTGAAGTATACCGTGAATTTTACCTCCACCTGACTGAAGTGCTGAAATAACATTCTTAGCAGGTGATTGTAACAATCCGATAATATCTCCTATCAATTCTTCTTTAGATTTGATGTTAACTAGGTTGTCAAGTTGATCATCACCAACATATACAGCCTCTTCAACATAAGCGCCTTTTAAAATTGGTTTATCTTTTCCTTTACGGAAAGCTTTGATCACCTTAGCCGGTGCATTACCGGTTTCTGCCAACATCAAAGATGTATTACCTTTAAGTACTTCCGGTAACTCTCCAAAATCCTTATCACTGGTTTCCATTGCTTTTGAAAGCAATGTATTTTTAACAACCGCCAGTTTTACGTTTGCTTTAAAACAAGCTCTACGCAAATCAGACGTATCAGAGGCATTCAATCCTGAGATATCAGCCAAATAGATTACTGGGTTATCAGCTAACTTGCCAGTTAAATCTTGTATTACTTGCGATTTTTCTTCTCTAGTCATAATTCAAAAATTTACGGCATTAAACTGTTTTAGTGTCTATTTCAACTCCAGGGCTCATCGTACTAGACAAGAAAATACTCTTGATATATGTACCCTTTACAGTTGACGGCTTCAATTTTACAAGAGTTCTGATCAATTCACTTGCATTTTCGGCAATCTTATCAGCTTCAAAAGAAACCTTCCCGATTGATGCATGAACAATACCAGTTTTATCTACTTTAAAATCAATTTTACCACCTTTAACGTCTTTGACTGCTTTTGCAACATCCATAGTAACCGTACCGGTCTTTGGGTTTGGCATCAAACCTCTCGGGCCTAATATTCTACCTAAAGGACCTAATTTACCCATTACACTAGGCATGGTTACAATAACATCAACATCTGTCCATCCTCCTTTAATTTTCTGAAGGTATTCATCCAGACCTACGTAATCAGCACCGGCTTCCTTTGCCTCAGCTTCTTTGTCAGGGGTTACCAATGCCAAAACCTTAACATCTTTTCCTGTACCATTTGGAAGTGTTACAACACCTCTAACCATTTGGTTTGCTTTACGCGGATCTACACCCAAACGCACTGCAAGGTCTACACTTGCATTAAAATTTACGTTTGTAATTTCCTTAACCAGAGAGGAAGCTGCCAATACATCATGTGATACATTAGCATCTACTTTAGCTCTAGCTTCTTTTTGCTTCTTTGTTAGTCTTGCCATTTTCTTATGCTGTTTTAACTGGAGCCGTTCCTTTTACTCGAATTCCCATAGATCTGGCTGTCCCTGCAATCATCAACATCGCTGATTCTACTTGAAATGCATTTAAATCCTGCATTTTGTCCTCAGCAATTGTACGAATTTGATCCCAAGTCACAGATGCTACTCTCTTACGGTTAGGTTCTCCAGAACCTTTTTTTACTTTAGCTGCCTCTAACAATTGAACTGCTGCTGGCGGAGTCTTAACTACAAAATCAAAAGATTTATCCTTGTAAACATTAATTACAACCGGTAAAACTTTTCCTGCTTTGTCTTGAGTTCTGGCATTAAACTGCTTACAGAACTCCATGATGTTAACTCCGGCGGCACCCAATGCCGGTCCTACTGGTGGTGACGGATTGGCTGCACCTCCTCGAACCTGCAATTTTACTACCTTACTAACTTCTTTTGCCATCGTTTTAACTTTAATTAATAAAATACATTAAGTGGAAGCTAATGTATTTACATAATACCCGTAACATTTATGAAATTTTTTCAACTTGCATATAGTTAAGTTCCAATGGTGTCTTACGACCAAAGATCTTTACCATAACCTCAAGTTTACGCTTTTCCTCATTTATTTTTTCGATCGTACCATCAAATCCATTGAATGGCCCATCGATAACTTTCACTGTTTCACCAATAATAAAAGGTATGGCAACATTTTCGTTCTGTACAGCCAAATCATCTACCGTACCTAACATTCTGTTGACTTCTGATTTTCTCAATGGAACCGGATCCCCTCCTTTGGTTTCACCTAAGAAACCAATTACACCTGTTACAGATTTGATCACGTGTGGAACTTCCCCGCTTAAATTTGCCTCAACCATAATATATCCCGGAAAGTAGACCTTTTCTTTATGGTATTTCTTACCATTTCTGATCTGGATCACTTTTTCTGTAGGCACTAAAACCTGACTGACAAAATCCGATAACCCCAATCGAGCAATTTCATTCTCGATATAGGTTTTTACCTTATTTTCCTGTCCGCCGATAGCCCTAACAGCATACCATTTCATTACAGTTGAATCAGACATATTCATCTTTTAATTAAAAATATTGAAAAAATTTTCCAAGACCATTTGAAAGAACTTGTCAACTAGGAATACAGCAATGGCAAATATCACCGTAAACACTGCAACCAAAACGGTATTCTTTTGAGCTTCGTTCCTTGGCATCCATGAAACGTTATGCTGCAACTCCTCAAATGATTCCTTAATGTAATTTACTATACCCATTATTATCCTTTTTACGCACGGGTGGAGAGGCTCGAACTCCCGACACCTGGTTTTGGAGACCAGTGCTCTACCAACTGAGCTACACCCGTATGGATAGAAAACAACGCATCTTCATACATTGTTTGTCTCCCTTGTTTTTAGTAAGTTTTATTGAAAAAAAACATACTTTTTAAAAAGAATACAAGGCGCTTCTGTAAAGAAGCACCTGATATTCTAATCTTATATTTCAACTGAATTTGATTATAATTAATCAAGGATTTCAGTTACCTGACCAGCTCCAACTGTTCTACCACCTTCACGGATAGCGAAACGAAGACCGATGTTCAAGGCAATTGGCTGAATCAAATCAACTGTAATAGTTAAGTTATCTCCAGGCATTACCATCTCAACACCTTCAGGTAAGTTAATAGTTCCTGTAACGTCTGTCGTTCTTACATAGAACTGAGGACGATAGTTTTTGTGGAATGGAGTGTGACGACCACCTTCTTCTTTCTTCAAGATATAAACCTCAGCTTTAAATTTCGCGTGTGGAGTAATTGAACCTGGCTTACAGATTACCATACCTCTTTTGATTTCGTTTTTATCAATACCTCTTAATAAGATACCAACGTTATCTCCAGCTTCACCTCTATCCAAAATCTTACGGAACATCTCAACACCAGTAATTGTAGAAGTCAATTTCTCTGCACCCATACCGATGATATCAACAGCGTCACCCGTGTTGGCAACACCAAGTTCGATACGACCTGTAGCAACAGTACCACGACCTGTAATTGAGAATACATCTTCAACAGGCATTAAGAAATCCTTATCAACGTCTCTTTTTGGTATTTCAATCCAGCTATCAACAGCATCCATCAACTCAACAACTGTATCAACCCATTTTGCTTCACCGTTAAGTGCTCCAAGAGCTGAACCTTGAATTACAGGACCATTATCTCCGTCATACTCGTAGAAAGAAAGAAGATCTCTTACTTCCATTTCAACCAATTCTAGTAATTCTTCATCGTCAACCATGTCCACTTTGTTCATGAAAACAACAATTCTAGGAATACCTACCTGACGTCCTAAAAGAATGTGTTCTCTAGTTTGTGGCATTGGACCATCAGTTGCAGCAACAACCAAGATAGCACCGTCCATCTGAGCAGCACCCGTTACCATGTTCTTAACGTAATCCGCGTGACCTGGACAGTCAACGTGTGCGTAATGACGGTTAGCAGTGGCGTACTCTACGTGCGCAGTGTTAATTGTTATACCTCTTTCTTTTTCTTCAGGAGCATTATCGATCTGATCGAAATCCTTCACTTCAGAAAGTCCTTTATCTGC
This DNA window, taken from Lutimonas zeaxanthinifaciens, encodes the following:
- a CDS encoding DUF3467 domain-containing protein; the protein is MSQETKQNQLNIEIDEKTADGTYANLAIINHSISEFVVDFINVMPGSPKSKVKSRIILTPQHAKRLAKALADNVKRFESKNGEIKDYEQPPIPMNFGPTGQA
- the rpoC gene encoding DNA-directed RNA polymerase subunit beta', with the protein product MARQREKYTVKKFNKITIGLASPETILEKSKGEVLKPETINYRTHKPERDGLFCERIFGPIKDYECACGKYKRIRYKGIICDRCGVEVTEKKVRRDRVGHINLVVPVAHIWYFRSLPNKMGYLLGLPSKKLDMIIYYERYVVIQPGIAKNEEGEPLQKMDFLTEEEYLNILETLPQENQYLDDNDPDKFIAKMGAECLIELLARIDLDSLSYELRHKANTETSKQRKMEALKRLNVVEAFRDANSRKENKPEWMIMKVVPVIPPELRPLVPLDGGRFATSDLNDLYRRVIIRNNRLKRLMEIKAPEVILRNEKRMLQESVDSLFDNTRKSSAVKTESNRPLKSLSDSLKGKQGRFRQNLLGKRVDYSARSVIVVGPELRLYECGLPKDMAAELYKPFVIRKLIERGIVKTVKSAKKIIDKREPVVWDILENVLKGHPVLLNRAPTLHRLGIQAFQPKLIEGKAIQLHPLVCTAFNADFDGDQMAVHLPLGQEAILEAQLLMLASHNILNPANGSPITVPSQDMVLGLYYMTKERISTPDHKVKGEGTTFYSLEEVKIAFNEKKVDLNASIKVREKDFDENGELVNKIIKTTVGRVLFNEVVPEAAGYINEVLTKRSLRDIIGDILKVTDVPTTGRFLDNIKNMGYKFAFQGGLSFSLGDIIIPEEKHTMIDDANKQVDSIMSSYNMGMLTNKERYNQVIDIWGSTNNRLTELSMKRLREDQQGFNSVYMMLDSGARGSKEQIRQLTGMRGLMAKPKKSTAGGGEIIENPILSNFKEGLSILEYFISTHGARKGLADTALKTADAGYLTRRLVDVAQDVIINEEDCGTLRGLEVKPLKNNDEIVETLSERIFGRVSLHDVYDPRTDELIIEAGGLFDEDSVKKVEEAELDTIEVRSALTCEAKKGICTKCYGVSLSSNKMVQRGEAVGVVAAQSIGEPGTQLTLRTFHVGGIAGNISEDSRLVANHSGELVIDDLKTVDGVDSEGNAVKIVISRTSEFKILDKNSGIVLSTNNIPYGSHIFVDGKKQVKKGDVICQWDPYNGVIVSEFGGKAVFEDLIEGVTYQVEMDEQTGFKEKVISDSKKKRVIPTLHVQTTKGETLRSYSLPVGAHLLIEEGQKIEAGQILVKIPRKSGKAGDITGGLPRVTELFEARNPSNPAVVSEIDGVISFGKIKRGNREIIVESKLGDIKKYLVKLSNQILVQENDFVKAGMPLSDGATTPTDILNIMGPSKVQEYLVNEIQEVYRLQGVKINDKHFEVVVRQMMRKVKVIDSGDTIFLENQLVHKNDFMEVNDNIYGLKVIEDAGDSTNMKAGQIVSARALRDENSILRRNDKNLLIARDAVPATAEPILQGITRASLQTKSFISAASFQETTKVLNEAAVSGKEDYLEGLKENVIVGKRIPAGTGMREYDHIIVGAKEEIEEN
- the rpoB gene encoding DNA-directed RNA polymerase subunit beta, with translation MATKQKTQRVNFASAKLITEYPDFLDIQIKSFQDFFQLETKSDERSDEGLYKTFMENFPITDTRNNFVLEFLDYFVDPPRYSIQECIERGLTYSVPLKARLKLYCTDPEHEDFETIVQDVYLGVIPYMTHSGTFVINGAERVVVSQLHRSPGVFFGQSFHANGTKLYSARVIPFKGSWIEFATDINQVMFAYIDRKKKLPVTTLFRAIGFERDKDILEIFDLAEEVKVSKSGLKKVLGRKLAARVLKTWFEDFVDEDTGEVVSIERNEIVLDRDTILEKEHVEEIIESGAKTILLHKLDNEAGDYAIIHNTLQKDPTNSEKEAVEHIYRQLRNAEPPDYETAKGIINKLFFSEQRYNLGEVGRYRMNKKLGLDVDIEQKVLTKEDIITIVKNLINLVNSKAEVDDIDHLSNRRVRTVGEQLAGQFGVGLSRMARTIRERMNVRDNEVFTPIDLINAKTLSSVINSFFGTNQLSQFMDQTNPLAEITHKRRLSALGPGGLSRERAGFEVRDVHFTHYGRLCPIETPEGPNIGLISSLAVYAKVNNLGFIETPYRNVNEGKVDVTEKPIYLSAEEEEGRKIAQSNLDLDDKGNIVLEKVVARLDGDFPVVTSDEVNYMDVSPNQISSISASLIPFLEHDDANRALMGSNMMRQAVPLMRPESPIVGTGLERRVAEDSRILINAEGSGEVIYVDSDKIEIRYERTDNDRIVSFDSDVKTYELIKFRKTNQGTSINLHPIVSRGDKVVKGQVLCEGYATEKGELALGRNMKVAFMPWKGYNFEDAIVISEKVVREDIFTSIHIDEYALDVRDTKLGAEELTADIPNVSEEATKDLDENGMIRIGAEIKPGDILIGKITPKGESDPTPEEKLLRAIFGDNAGDVKDASLKASPSLRGVVIDKKLFQRAIKDKAKRVKDKEEVNSLEVEFSVEYDKLRNVLLDKLFGLINGKTSQGVQNDLGEEILPKGKKFTLKMLNSVTDFEHLTKGVWTTDKDLNDLVNRLIHNYKIKLSDLQGSLRRKKFAVTVGDELPKGIIKLAKIYVAKKRKLKVGDKMAGRHGNKGIVARIVRQEDMPFLEDGTPVDIVLNPLGVPSRMNIGQIYETVLGWAGQNLGEKYATPIFDGANIDEITELTRKAGIPDFGHTYLYDGGTGERFDQPATVGVIYIIKLGHMIEDKMHARSIGPYSLITQQPLGGKAQFGGQRFGEMEVWALEAYGASSTLREILTVKSDDVLGRAKTYEAIVKGDRMPEPGLPESFNVLMHELKGLGLDLKLEE
- the rplL gene encoding 50S ribosomal protein L7/L12; translation: MAELKDFAEQLVNLTVKEVNELANILKEEYGIEPAAAAVAVAGPAGGGEAAAEEKSEFDVILKAAGGSKLAVVKLVKELTGLGLKEAKGIVDSAPAPIKEGISKDEAEGLKKSLEEAGAEVELK